The proteins below come from a single Nocardioides eburneiflavus genomic window:
- a CDS encoding Ig-like domain-containing protein encodes MSRTPIRTGTLSRAMTRCATFGLAVALTGTGMYISPAQAAPTQAIHDWVEAHVAYGDAMTLRANLLANDATDPGRTLQVTSVTQTKGDPVEFTWSPDGEITVDFGAFPYAPPRFRMREVGFSYAVVDSEGQRDNSGGATFIQRLDYVSAGIARHDLFVSRDGTTAGGSVLANDTLAEGHDVEVISVTGPDSVPFTWAPDGTVEVDLSDAPAHDYVEFDYQMAHHEGGLSNGEFTVQRSLDPAPPVAADDISIVFSGAPAWWVDLIANDSLANPASTDARITDVSVVNATATHRVTGEVIDIDDPAVSLGEPERTRASRWDESVEYRVSQRLNVDFGHAPEDGPWVRTASVEYTVEDANGTDTAAVTLTTSDVPQTTGEGRMYWQGGPMSFDFDPAAEFEARYGRILPAGATVADVSVQGTGLPRGPVSGHVVDNGDGTWTHSGDFPTTAPGNGTGDDLSESIDMRFVDADGNDLVRLSLPVYYRDPVDVSTVAGEGEYWVAANGSVSVPLMANDFVGPQDWGHIASDPNVHGEGILVGTTYQGRGGAPAITGFSGEEHGAFSSVNGSRPLYREPGTPVITGFDGEVINNGALRAPESYLPSQVDRAGESYAYAAGSTPGTDVVTYTVCPDYPDAVANGLCRAADVTIHVVPRLNAQPDFDSTDPNTPVTIPVLDNDLVNDVPARARVEVVEASLPGDVTATVNSDRTVTVTAPEDYAGRTVQFEYNLIEPTLTSKATVTVEVGAPAEPPVVEPTPPTAVDDVLTVTEGQSGSLNLVDNDVVYSEAAHMYLVEPFEVPSGVGITRSTNGLVTVRVEAGYDGPATLTYRYNLWDGSSGDPATLHDEGTLTVSIVDVPVPDVDPPTPEPPAVVPPNAEDDAAKSVWGTPVAVPVLRNDVFHGDATVRLIKGSIPGGIKAKVDSQGRIVLVAGERLAGTSYKVRYRLTDATGKDDAATVTVKVKPEVLIVTGADRDMPVAQEDDSSVPWVPIAALLALLGLGGSVALRRRVAG; translated from the coding sequence ATGAGCCGCACCCCTATCCGCACCGGCACGCTGAGCCGCGCGATGACGCGCTGCGCTACCTTCGGCCTCGCCGTCGCCCTTACCGGCACCGGCATGTACATCTCGCCTGCGCAGGCCGCCCCAACACAGGCCATCCACGACTGGGTCGAGGCCCACGTCGCGTACGGCGACGCGATGACGCTCCGCGCGAACCTTCTCGCGAACGACGCGACCGATCCTGGTCGCACTCTTCAGGTCACCTCGGTGACGCAGACCAAGGGCGATCCCGTGGAGTTCACATGGTCCCCTGACGGCGAGATCACCGTCGACTTCGGCGCCTTCCCCTACGCGCCACCACGGTTCCGGATGCGCGAGGTCGGGTTCTCGTACGCCGTCGTGGATTCCGAAGGGCAGCGCGACAACTCGGGCGGTGCCACCTTCATCCAGCGCCTCGACTACGTCAGCGCGGGCATCGCGCGTCACGACCTGTTCGTGTCCCGGGATGGCACCACGGCCGGAGGAAGTGTCCTTGCCAACGACACGCTTGCCGAGGGACACGACGTCGAGGTCATCTCCGTGACAGGCCCGGACAGCGTTCCGTTCACGTGGGCGCCGGACGGCACCGTCGAGGTCGACCTGAGCGACGCGCCCGCCCACGACTACGTGGAGTTCGACTACCAGATGGCGCATCACGAGGGCGGTCTCTCGAACGGCGAGTTCACTGTGCAGCGGAGTCTCGACCCTGCCCCGCCTGTTGCTGCTGACGACATCTCCATCGTCTTCAGCGGCGCCCCGGCGTGGTGGGTCGACCTGATCGCCAACGACTCGCTCGCGAACCCCGCTTCAACGGATGCTCGCATCACCGACGTCTCCGTGGTCAACGCGACCGCGACCCACCGGGTGACCGGCGAGGTGATCGACATCGACGACCCCGCCGTATCGCTCGGCGAGCCGGAGCGCACGCGCGCCAGCCGGTGGGATGAGTCGGTCGAGTATCGGGTGAGCCAGCGGCTCAACGTCGACTTCGGTCACGCACCCGAGGACGGTCCGTGGGTCCGTACAGCGAGCGTCGAGTACACCGTCGAGGACGCGAACGGCACCGACACCGCGGCCGTCACTCTGACCACCAGTGATGTTCCACAGACCACCGGCGAGGGGCGCATGTACTGGCAGGGCGGCCCGATGTCATTCGACTTCGACCCAGCCGCCGAGTTCGAGGCCAGGTACGGGCGGATACTTCCCGCTGGCGCCACCGTCGCGGACGTGTCCGTTCAGGGCACTGGCCTCCCACGCGGTCCTGTTAGTGGCCACGTGGTCGACAACGGTGACGGCACCTGGACGCACTCCGGCGACTTCCCGACCACCGCACCCGGCAACGGGACCGGCGACGACCTGAGCGAGAGCATCGACATGCGCTTCGTCGACGCTGACGGCAACGACCTCGTCCGGCTCTCGCTGCCCGTCTACTACCGCGACCCAGTCGATGTCTCAACGGTCGCTGGTGAGGGCGAGTACTGGGTCGCCGCGAACGGCAGCGTGAGCGTTCCGCTCATGGCCAACGACTTTGTTGGCCCGCAAGATTGGGGACACATCGCATCCGACCCGAACGTGCACGGTGAAGGCATCCTCGTCGGCACGACCTATCAGGGCCGCGGCGGAGCGCCTGCGATCACAGGTTTCTCCGGCGAGGAGCACGGCGCCTTCTCGTCGGTCAACGGGTCGCGCCCTCTGTATCGCGAGCCCGGCACGCCGGTCATCACCGGCTTCGACGGCGAGGTCATCAACAACGGCGCCCTGCGGGCACCTGAGTCGTACTTGCCGTCCCAGGTGGATCGCGCAGGTGAGTCCTACGCGTACGCCGCGGGAAGCACCCCCGGTACGGACGTGGTGACCTACACGGTGTGCCCCGACTACCCGGACGCCGTGGCGAACGGGCTTTGCCGCGCGGCCGACGTGACGATCCACGTGGTGCCGCGGCTCAACGCGCAGCCAGACTTCGACAGCACCGACCCGAACACTCCGGTGACGATTCCAGTGCTCGACAACGACTTGGTCAACGACGTTCCGGCTCGCGCGCGAGTGGAGGTTGTCGAAGCCTCGTTGCCCGGAGACGTGACAGCAACGGTGAACTCCGATCGGACGGTCACGGTGACCGCACCCGAGGACTACGCGGGCCGGACCGTCCAGTTCGAGTACAACCTGATCGAGCCGACACTGACCTCCAAGGCGACGGTGACAGTGGAGGTCGGTGCCCCCGCTGAGCCTCCTGTCGTCGAGCCGACCCCTCCGACGGCGGTCGATGATGTCCTCACGGTCACCGAGGGCCAGTCCGGGTCGCTCAACCTCGTCGACAACGACGTGGTCTACAGCGAGGCGGCACACATGTACCTGGTGGAGCCGTTCGAGGTGCCGTCCGGGGTGGGCATCACGCGCTCCACGAACGGGCTCGTGACGGTCCGCGTCGAGGCAGGCTACGACGGCCCGGCCACGCTCACGTACAGGTACAACCTCTGGGACGGCTCGTCGGGCGACCCGGCCACCCTCCACGACGAGGGGACGCTGACGGTCAGCATCGTCGACGTGCCGGTCCCGGACGTTGACCCGCCGACGCCTGAGCCGCCCGCCGTGGTTCCGCCGAACGCTGAGGACGACGCTGCGAAGTCCGTCTGGGGGACGCCCGTCGCGGTGCCGGTGCTCCGCAACGACGTCTTCCATGGAGACGCCACGGTGCGCCTCATCAAGGGCTCGATCCCCGGCGGCATCAAGGCGAAGGTCGACTCGCAGGGGCGCATCGTCCTGGTCGCTGGCGAGCGGCTCGCTGGGACGTCGTACAAGGTTCGGTACCGCCTGACAGACGCCACTGGGAAGGACGATGCCGCGACCGTGACCGTCAAGGTCAAGCCCGAGGTCTTGATCGTCACCGGCGCGGACCGCGACATGCCCGTCGCCCAGGAGGATGACTCCTCGGTGCCGTGGGTGCCCATCGCCGCCCTCCTGGCCCTCCTGGGGCTGGGTGGCTCCGTGGCGCTGCGCCGCCGGGTCGCAGGGTGA
- a CDS encoding DUF2637 domain-containing protein has translation MSRVQKWLLTVLIVIGGGAGALAAVATSQVAVDTGAVATPALGWLFPLIIEGGAVVSVVLAWQRTAAGLSAAAEYSALLILLLLTVAVNATHADGSSWFGVLLAASPPVVLAGSVELLLRNMRTQRLPGCVSARPVGAERPSEHLSAPLAERPGDTSSAVPHKPAERLLSTPALSTERPAVVVSTERAPLSERSTSAQTSAQPVSTERAAAASTPRAPRVTTSAKPANAKPSAAEKQEHVAALLAENPEIKGPEVAARLGLGPSTARKYLKKAREAAAA, from the coding sequence ATGAGCCGTGTACAGAAGTGGTTGCTGACCGTGCTCATCGTGATTGGTGGAGGCGCTGGAGCGCTGGCCGCGGTCGCTACGTCCCAGGTCGCAGTCGACACGGGTGCGGTCGCGACGCCCGCGCTCGGCTGGCTGTTCCCGCTCATCATCGAGGGCGGCGCCGTGGTGTCGGTCGTACTTGCATGGCAGAGGACCGCGGCCGGGCTGAGCGCTGCCGCCGAGTACTCCGCCCTCCTGATCCTCCTGCTGCTCACTGTGGCGGTCAACGCCACGCACGCGGACGGCTCGTCCTGGTTCGGCGTGCTGCTGGCGGCCTCGCCGCCAGTAGTGCTCGCGGGAAGCGTCGAACTGTTGCTGCGCAACATGCGAACCCAGCGCCTGCCCGGCTGCGTGAGTGCTCGGCCAGTGGGCGCTGAGCGCCCGAGTGAGCACCTGAGCGCACCGCTCGCTGAGCGCCCGGGCGACACATCGAGCGCCGTTCCCCACAAGCCTGCTGAGCGCTTGCTGAGCACTCCCGCCCTCAGCACCGAGCGCCCTGCCGTCGTAGTGAGCACCGAGCGAGCACCGCTCAGTGAGCGCTCAACCAGCGCGCAGACGAGCGCTCAGCCAGTGAGCACCGAGCGCGCCGCCGCCGCGTCAACGCCGCGAGCACCCCGCGTGACGACGAGCGCCAAGCCTGCGAACGCGAAGCCGAGCGCGGCCGAGAAGCAAGAGCATGTGGCGGCCCTCCTGGCCGAGAACCCCGAAATCAAGGGGCCCGAGGTGGCAGCGCGTCTCGGCCTCGGGCCCTCGACTGCTCGGAAGTACCTGAAGAAGGCGCGCGAGGCCGCGGCTGCCTGA